One genomic window of Paenisporosarcina antarctica includes the following:
- the grpE gene encoding nucleotide exchange factor GrpE — MSQTEEKQTVKNAENQEPDSLIEEQNASELEPSIQEESIEEPNEFELLQQQLTEETNRHLRLRADYENFKRRTHLDREAADKYKAQSLLSNLLPVLDNFERAMQVESASEELKSLRKGLEMVFKTLLEATEKEGLQVIEAVGVSFDPNLHQAVMTETDDTTEVGTVLQELQKGYKYKDRVLRPSMVKVNE; from the coding sequence TTGTCGCAAACTGAAGAAAAACAAACTGTAAAAAATGCGGAGAATCAAGAACCCGATTCACTTATTGAAGAGCAAAATGCTTCTGAATTAGAACCATCAATTCAAGAAGAAAGCATCGAGGAACCAAATGAGTTCGAACTGCTTCAACAACAATTAACTGAAGAAACGAACCGTCATTTACGGTTGCGTGCAGACTATGAGAACTTTAAACGTAGAACGCATTTAGATCGTGAAGCTGCGGATAAATATAAAGCACAAAGCTTGCTTTCAAACTTGTTACCAGTACTTGATAATTTCGAGCGTGCTATGCAAGTTGAATCAGCTTCTGAAGAATTGAAATCACTTCGTAAAGGGCTAGAAATGGTCTTCAAAACACTCCTCGAAGCTACTGAAAAAGAAGGCTTGCAAGTGATTGAAGCTGTAGGAGTATCGTTTGATCCGAATCTGCATCAAGCAGTTATGACAGAAACTGACGACACAACAGAAGTTGGTACAGTATTACAAGAGTTGCAAAAAGGATACAAATATAAAGACCGTGTACTTCGACCATCCATGGTTAAAGTTAACGAATAA
- the hrcA gene encoding heat-inducible transcriptional repressor HrcA: MLTNRQLLILQVTVDEFILTAQPVGSRQLSKKEEVPFSPATIRNEMADLEELGYLEKTHTSSGRIPSEKGYRFYVDHLLKPQLASTADMQQIQSVFQERITETEQVIQKTAMILSDLTSYTSILLGPDVRKHRVKRFSIVPLTSDSAVAIIITDSGHVENRLFQLPQGLTASDIEKMVNILNEQLTGVHLHELQRVLEKETAALLKQHIGRYGELMTSFGAAISSPQEEKVFYGGKSKLLQHPEFNDLHKARGLITMMDQANQISQLFSPNQVGIHIRIGSENNLLAMEGCSVITASYTIGEEQMGSIAIIGPTRMDYQRVVTLLDVMSGDLSRELTRILRGSR; the protein is encoded by the coding sequence TTGTTAACGAACCGACAATTGCTAATTCTACAAGTAACAGTTGATGAATTCATTCTAACTGCTCAACCTGTAGGATCAAGACAACTTTCGAAAAAAGAGGAAGTTCCATTTAGTCCTGCTACCATTCGAAATGAAATGGCTGATCTAGAAGAGTTGGGTTATTTGGAAAAAACGCATACGTCGTCAGGTCGAATTCCGTCTGAAAAAGGGTATCGATTTTATGTTGACCATTTACTTAAACCTCAACTTGCCTCAACTGCTGACATGCAGCAAATTCAATCTGTCTTTCAAGAGAGAATTACAGAGACGGAACAAGTGATACAGAAAACGGCTATGATTTTGTCTGATTTAACAAGTTATACGTCGATTTTACTTGGACCAGATGTGCGTAAACATCGAGTTAAACGATTTTCGATTGTTCCACTCACTAGTGATTCGGCAGTAGCAATTATTATTACGGATTCTGGGCATGTTGAAAACCGATTGTTCCAATTACCACAAGGACTTACGGCTTCTGACATTGAGAAAATGGTAAATATCTTAAATGAACAGCTGACCGGTGTTCACTTGCATGAACTTCAACGTGTTCTTGAAAAAGAGACGGCCGCTTTATTAAAGCAACATATTGGTCGATACGGTGAACTCATGACTTCGTTTGGGGCAGCAATTTCAAGTCCTCAAGAAGAAAAAGTATTCTATGGCGGCAAATCAAAACTGCTTCAGCATCCGGAGTTTAACGACTTGCATAAAGCACGTGGTTTAATTACGATGATGGATCAAGCTAATCAAATATCACAATTGTTTTCACCGAATCAAGTGGGTATTCATATCCGCATTGGTTCTGAGAATAACCTTTTGGCAATGGAAGGCTGTAGTGTCATAACGGCATCCTATACCATAGGGGAAGAACAAATGGGTTCAATTGCAATAATTGGACCAACAAGAATGGATTATCAGCGAGTAGTCACTTTGTTAGATGTTATGAGTGGCGATTTGTCTCGTGAATTAACACGAATTTTGCGTGGTTCACGATAA
- the deoC gene encoding deoxyribose-phosphate aldolase encodes MTTNMALMIDHTLLKSEATKTQVEKLCAEAKEFTFASVCVNPTWVKTSAELLTGSLVKVCTVIGFPLGASTPETKVFETTDAINNGASEIDMVMNVGALKSQDLELVKRDIEAVVNAAKGKAIVKVILETCLLSKEEIIVASQLSKDAGADFVKTSTGFSTGGATIEVVALMREVVGPDMGVKASGGVRSLEDVQKMIEAGATRIGASSGVQIMQGLTSKSDY; translated from the coding sequence TTGACAACAAATATGGCATTAATGATTGATCATACATTATTAAAATCTGAAGCGACAAAAACGCAAGTTGAAAAACTATGTGCAGAAGCGAAAGAATTCACTTTTGCATCGGTTTGTGTCAATCCAACATGGGTAAAAACATCAGCTGAACTGTTAACGGGTAGTCTTGTAAAAGTATGTACAGTTATTGGCTTTCCATTAGGAGCGTCTACACCTGAAACGAAGGTATTTGAAACAACTGATGCAATAAACAACGGAGCAAGTGAAATCGACATGGTAATGAATGTTGGTGCATTAAAATCACAAGACCTTGAATTGGTGAAACGTGACATCGAAGCTGTAGTAAATGCAGCAAAAGGGAAAGCAATTGTGAAAGTTATTTTAGAAACTTGTTTGTTATCAAAAGAAGAAATTATTGTAGCAAGTCAACTTTCTAAAGATGCTGGAGCAGATTTTGTCAAAACTTCTACTGGCTTTTCGACTGGTGGAGCAACAATTGAAGTTGTTGCTTTAATGCGAGAGGTTGTTGGTCCAGACATGGGTGTAAAAGCATCTGGAGGCGTTCGTAGTTTGGAAGATGTTCAAAAAATGATTGAAGCTGGAGCTACAAGGATTGGTGCAAGTTCAGGCGTTCAAATTATGCAAGGTCTAACTTCTAAATCAGACTATTAA
- the rpsU gene encoding 30S ribosomal protein S21: MSKTVVRKNESLEDALRRFKRTVSKSGTIQEIRKREFYEKPSVKRKKKSEAARKRKF, translated from the coding sequence ATGTCAAAAACTGTCGTTCGTAAAAACGAATCGCTTGAAGATGCTCTTCGCCGCTTCAAACGTACTGTTTCTAAAAGTGGAACAATACAAGAGATTAGAAAACGCGAATTTTATGAAAAACCAAGTGTGAAGCGTAAAAAGAAATCAGAAGCTGCGCGTAAACGTAAATTCTAA
- the dnaJ gene encoding molecular chaperone DnaJ, with the protein MNKRDYYEVLGLTKGASKEEIKKAYRTLSKQFHPDINKAEDAVDKFKEITEAYEILSDEQKKAQYDQFGHANPNQGFGGGGADGFGFDDIFSSFFGGGGSRRRDPNAPRKGEDLQYSMTIDFEEAVFGKETEIEIPRDETCETCHGNGAKPGTTPETCHHCKGTGQLNVTQDTPFGRMVNRRACHHCQGSGKLIKDKCSTCHGKGNVTKRKKIKVSIPAGVDDGQQLRVTGQGEPGKNGGPSGDLYVVFRVRPHARFERDGDDIYFELKLTFPQASLGDEIEVPTVHGKVKLKIPVGTQSGTTFRLKGKGVKNVHGYGMGDQHVVVKVITPSKLTEKQKQLLRDFAEISGDILEEQSSSLFDKIKRTIKGD; encoded by the coding sequence ATGAATAAACGAGATTACTATGAGGTACTTGGTTTAACCAAAGGTGCTTCCAAAGAAGAAATAAAAAAAGCGTATCGAACATTATCAAAACAATTTCATCCTGATATTAACAAAGCAGAGGATGCTGTTGATAAATTTAAAGAAATCACAGAAGCATATGAAATTCTAAGTGATGAGCAAAAGAAAGCACAATATGATCAATTTGGCCACGCTAATCCAAACCAAGGTTTTGGTGGCGGAGGAGCAGATGGTTTCGGATTTGACGACATCTTTAGTTCATTCTTTGGTGGTGGGGGATCACGTCGTCGTGACCCAAATGCACCACGTAAAGGAGAAGACCTTCAATATTCAATGACTATTGATTTTGAAGAAGCTGTGTTTGGTAAAGAAACTGAAATAGAAATCCCAAGAGACGAAACATGCGAAACGTGTCATGGAAATGGAGCAAAACCTGGTACTACTCCAGAAACGTGTCACCATTGTAAAGGAACTGGTCAACTAAATGTTACGCAAGATACGCCGTTTGGTCGTATGGTTAATCGTCGTGCTTGTCATCACTGTCAAGGGTCAGGAAAATTAATTAAAGACAAATGTTCGACTTGTCATGGCAAAGGTAATGTGACAAAACGCAAAAAAATTAAAGTTTCAATTCCAGCAGGCGTTGACGATGGTCAACAGTTACGAGTGACAGGTCAAGGCGAACCAGGTAAAAACGGTGGCCCTTCAGGCGATTTATATGTTGTATTCCGTGTAAGACCACATGCTCGATTTGAACGTGACGGAGACGACATTTATTTTGAACTTAAATTAACATTCCCACAAGCATCTTTAGGGGATGAAATTGAAGTTCCTACGGTACACGGAAAAGTGAAATTAAAAATTCCAGTTGGCACTCAATCTGGAACGACTTTCCGTTTAAAAGGAAAAGGCGTGAAAAATGTACATGGTTATGGAATGGGTGACCAACATGTAGTAGTGAAAGTGATTACACCTTCTAAACTAACTGAAAAACAAAAACAACTTCTTCGTGATTTTGCTGAAATAAGTGGCGATATTCTTGAAGAGCAAAGTAGTTCATTGTTTGATAAAATCAAACGTACGATAAAAGGTGATTAA
- a CDS encoding NfeD family protein — protein MKWTRVISGYLLLLISVLLILPNLPVSASEVYRIPIQKEVEKGLYAFLQRAFEEAEEAGAEVVVLDINTPGGFVNSAEDIAKLMDETPIDIVAFINDDALSAGAFLALHADKIYMVPSGRIGAAAVIDGSGNAAEDKANSAWLTSMKLAAESSKRDPQFALAMADEKIDLPQYRAGSGDLLTLSANEAREVGYSEGTVASFEELITKLNLSDVTVTAVSETLAEKVARFITNPIIVPILLSIASLGLIVELYSPGFGVAGTMGLTAIGLFFFGHLVAGLAGYESVLLFVIGLVLVVAEFFLTGGVLGIIGLALIIGSILLAGGNVVHMGIAVLIALFVAIVGMVIIMKFFGKNMKLFNKIILKDSTDTKHGYVSNINRVELVGKSALSMTPLRPSGTIILEGERIDAVTEGGYIEMGKVVKIIKVEGSRTVVREVTEGVEEA, from the coding sequence ATGAAATGGACACGTGTTATAAGTGGCTATTTATTGCTCTTAATATCTGTTCTATTAATCTTGCCTAACTTGCCCGTTAGCGCATCTGAAGTTTATCGAATTCCAATTCAAAAAGAAGTGGAAAAAGGTTTGTATGCTTTTTTACAACGAGCTTTTGAAGAAGCCGAAGAGGCAGGTGCCGAAGTTGTTGTTTTAGACATCAATACACCTGGCGGCTTTGTGAATTCTGCTGAAGATATTGCGAAGTTAATGGATGAAACACCCATAGACATAGTCGCTTTTATTAATGATGATGCGTTATCAGCAGGTGCATTTTTAGCGTTACATGCAGATAAAATTTACATGGTTCCAAGTGGTAGAATTGGAGCTGCAGCTGTAATTGACGGCTCTGGAAATGCAGCAGAAGATAAAGCGAACAGCGCGTGGCTTACCTCCATGAAATTAGCAGCTGAATCATCCAAACGAGATCCGCAATTTGCGCTTGCTATGGCTGACGAAAAGATTGATTTGCCACAATATCGTGCAGGAAGTGGAGATCTCTTAACTTTGTCTGCTAATGAAGCCAGAGAAGTAGGATACTCAGAAGGAACTGTTGCATCTTTCGAAGAATTAATCACTAAATTGAATCTTTCAGATGTAACTGTTACTGCGGTAAGTGAAACGCTAGCCGAAAAAGTTGCTAGGTTTATAACTAACCCGATTATCGTCCCTATTCTTTTGTCTATTGCCAGTTTAGGATTGATTGTTGAACTGTATTCTCCTGGATTCGGCGTGGCAGGTACCATGGGATTAACAGCAATTGGGTTATTCTTCTTTGGACATTTAGTTGCTGGTCTAGCAGGATATGAATCCGTTCTTCTATTTGTGATTGGACTGGTACTTGTGGTAGCAGAATTCTTTCTAACAGGTGGAGTTTTGGGTATAATAGGGTTAGCGTTAATTATTGGTAGTATACTTCTTGCGGGAGGTAATGTGGTTCACATGGGAATAGCTGTGTTAATCGCGTTATTCGTTGCAATTGTGGGAATGGTGATAATCATGAAATTCTTTGGAAAGAACATGAAACTATTTAACAAGATTATTTTAAAGGATTCGACCGATACGAAGCATGGCTATGTATCGAACATAAACCGTGTTGAGTTAGTTGGGAAATCAGCATTGAGCATGACACCTCTTCGTCCATCGGGTACAATTATATTAGAGGGTGAACGAATCGATGCGGTCACTGAAGGTGGCTATATCGAAATGGGTAAAGTAGTAAAAATCATTAAAGTTGAAGGCTCTCGTACAGTTGTTCGAGAAGTCACAGAAGGAGTCGAGGAAGCATGA
- a CDS encoding sporulation protein YqfD has protein sequence MTTNKKGRKITCQVKPHNGMYPFIQSLKQNKVYIIKLFTSKSGATFTILEKDLHIVRRVRKQYKIPIHFSRPDAKQIIQFEWTIIIGLLGFIILPYLCSLFLWQISIEDVSDERKVKLERELQDLHVGERKIMDSLATDSEIRQVLLANNHDLSWIHIKRSGSKMKITSVPAPVIIREQIDQQKPSNLVAFRRGIITHYDLRSGERLISINETANKGDVLVTGVLKKGEKDVIVGAEGQVFADFWLETSFQIPTKIVYDKFSSEQVKILQISPSWKEFKKEQNSENFTELIKSVFRIERNTIVQRSILPVSEQWIQEAFLPMLRMRTASSLSPKGRIMDEKILHMTWSNDKVKGNVLYYLNDNIASKSPIHQGD, from the coding sequence ATGACAACTAATAAAAAAGGTCGTAAGATTACTTGTCAAGTTAAGCCTCATAATGGAATGTATCCCTTCATTCAATCATTAAAACAAAATAAAGTTTACATAATAAAATTATTTACTAGTAAATCAGGTGCAACTTTTACAATACTTGAAAAAGATTTACACATAGTTCGACGCGTTAGAAAACAGTATAAGATACCTATACATTTTTCAAGACCAGATGCTAAACAAATTATCCAATTCGAATGGACTATTATTATTGGTTTACTAGGTTTTATTATCCTTCCTTATCTATGTTCTTTGTTTTTATGGCAAATATCCATTGAAGATGTTTCGGATGAACGAAAAGTTAAGCTTGAACGAGAATTACAAGATTTACATGTAGGTGAAAGAAAAATAATGGATAGTCTTGCAACTGATTCAGAAATTAGACAAGTTCTTTTGGCGAATAACCACGATTTATCTTGGATTCATATTAAACGCTCTGGTTCTAAAATGAAGATTACTTCTGTGCCGGCACCAGTTATAATTAGAGAACAAATTGATCAGCAGAAACCCTCAAATTTAGTAGCATTTAGAAGAGGCATTATCACACATTATGATCTTCGTTCAGGTGAACGTTTAATTTCGATAAATGAAACGGCAAACAAAGGAGATGTACTTGTAACTGGGGTTTTGAAAAAAGGAGAAAAAGATGTGATTGTCGGTGCGGAAGGGCAAGTGTTTGCTGACTTTTGGTTGGAAACATCTTTTCAGATACCTACAAAAATTGTGTATGATAAATTCTCTTCTGAACAAGTGAAAATTCTTCAAATATCACCATCATGGAAGGAATTTAAAAAAGAACAAAATTCCGAGAATTTTACAGAACTAATCAAAAGTGTTTTTCGTATCGAGCGAAATACCATCGTTCAAAGATCAATACTACCGGTAAGTGAACAGTGGATCCAAGAAGCATTTCTCCCTATGCTGAGGATGAGAACAGCTTCGAGCTTATCACCAAAAGGAAGGATAATGGATGAAAAAATTTTACACATGACATGGTCAAATGATAAAGTAAAAGGGAACGTATTGTATTATTTGAATGATAACATCGCAAGCAAAAGTCCGATTCATCAAGGAGACTGA
- a CDS encoding 16S rRNA (uracil(1498)-N(3))-methyltransferase yields the protein MQRYFIPQPFVDGTSVISGEDAKHIQKVMRMQEGQSVIVVSEGLAYEAIIEVFDGFDVRIKKNSKSLLSNELPKNVTICCGLPKGEKLDLITQKSTELGMHELILFEAERSIVKWDASKGKKKQQRLQKIAKEAAEQSHRNVIPEIHDIVTFKGLLQQAKQYDVLLVADEENAKQEDRTRFVEILSKTHDKKSICVVFGPEGGLSRNEIQLLLNHGFQTISLGPRILRAETAPLYVLSAMSYEFE from the coding sequence ATGCAAAGATATTTTATTCCACAACCATTTGTAGATGGGACTTCAGTCATTTCAGGCGAGGATGCTAAACATATTCAAAAAGTCATGCGAATGCAAGAGGGACAATCCGTAATTGTGGTATCAGAAGGTCTAGCGTATGAAGCGATTATTGAAGTCTTTGATGGCTTTGATGTTCGCATCAAAAAAAATTCTAAATCTTTGCTTTCGAATGAACTACCGAAAAATGTCACTATTTGTTGTGGTTTGCCTAAAGGTGAGAAATTAGATTTAATTACGCAAAAATCTACTGAGCTCGGCATGCACGAATTAATACTCTTTGAAGCAGAACGGTCCATCGTGAAATGGGATGCAAGTAAAGGGAAGAAAAAACAACAGCGTTTACAAAAAATCGCCAAAGAAGCTGCTGAACAATCCCATCGAAATGTAATTCCTGAAATTCATGATATCGTTACTTTTAAAGGACTCCTGCAACAGGCCAAACAATATGATGTATTACTGGTTGCTGATGAGGAAAACGCAAAACAAGAAGATAGAACTCGTTTTGTTGAAATATTATCAAAAACGCATGATAAAAAGTCTATTTGTGTAGTGTTTGGACCTGAAGGCGGATTATCAAGAAATGAAATACAACTACTATTGAATCATGGTTTTCAAACTATTTCATTAGGCCCCCGTATACTAAGAGCTGAAACTGCGCCACTTTACGTGCTCTCAGCTATGTCTTATGAATTTGAATAA
- the prmA gene encoding 50S ribosomal protein L11 methyltransferase, giving the protein MKWSELSIHTTHEAEEAVSNILHEAGASGVVIEDSKEFGRERQDMFGEIYALDPNDFPLEGVILKAYLPTTSFLGETVEEVKLAINNLINYDIKLGKNELTISEVNEEDWATAWKKYYHPVKISERFTIVPTWETYEPVSTDELIIELDPGMAFGTGTHPTTVMCLQALEKTVKPGDYVTDIGTGSGVLAIGAALLGAKHVHAIDLDEVAVRSAEVNVKLNKVEQTTDVVHGNLVDTVKEPSDVVVANILAEIIMSFTSDAFNVVKEGGMYITSGIIGSKKEIVKNSLEIAGFIIVEVMMMEDWVTIISTKPLKE; this is encoded by the coding sequence GTGAAGTGGTCAGAGCTATCTATTCATACAACACATGAAGCAGAAGAAGCAGTTTCGAATATTTTACACGAAGCAGGAGCGAGTGGCGTTGTCATTGAGGATTCAAAAGAATTTGGACGTGAACGCCAAGATATGTTCGGTGAGATATATGCTTTAGATCCAAATGATTTCCCTTTAGAAGGGGTTATTTTAAAAGCTTATTTACCCACTACAAGTTTTCTTGGGGAAACAGTGGAAGAAGTGAAGCTCGCGATCAACAACCTTATCAACTATGATATTAAATTAGGTAAAAACGAACTAACCATAAGTGAAGTAAATGAAGAAGATTGGGCGACTGCTTGGAAAAAGTACTATCATCCTGTGAAAATTTCAGAACGTTTTACCATAGTACCTACATGGGAAACATATGAGCCAGTTTCAACAGATGAACTTATCATTGAACTAGATCCAGGTATGGCATTTGGGACAGGTACTCATCCAACTACTGTGATGTGTTTACAAGCACTCGAAAAGACGGTTAAACCAGGAGACTACGTAACTGATATTGGTACAGGTTCTGGCGTATTAGCCATTGGGGCAGCTTTACTCGGTGCTAAACACGTCCATGCAATTGATTTAGATGAGGTTGCAGTACGGTCTGCTGAAGTAAATGTTAAATTAAATAAAGTCGAGCAAACTACGGATGTCGTTCATGGCAATTTAGTGGATACAGTAAAAGAACCATCAGATGTTGTAGTCGCAAATATTTTAGCTGAAATTATTATGTCATTTACAAGTGATGCATTCAATGTTGTGAAAGAAGGCGGGATGTATATAACTTCTGGGATAATCGGATCGAAAAAAGAAATTGTAAAAAACTCACTAGAAATAGCCGGATTTATCATTGTAGAAGTAATGATGATGGAAGACTGGGTTACAATTATTTCGACGAAACCCTTAAAGGAATAA
- the dnaK gene encoding molecular chaperone DnaK, which produces MSKIIGIDLGTTNSCVSVLEGGEPKVIPNPEGNRTTPSVVAFKNGERQVGEVAKRQSITNPNTIQSIKRHMGTDHVVKAEDKEYTPQEVSAMILQYLKGYAEDYLGEKVTKAVITVPAYFNDAQRQATKDAGKIAGLEVERIINEPTAAALAYGLDKMDVDQTILVFDLGGGTFDVSILELGDGVFEVRSTAGDNSLGGDDFDQLLMDYLVAEFKKENGIDLSKDKMATQRLKDAAEKAKKDLSGVTSTQISLPFITAGEAGPLHLEITLSRAKFDELTSALVERTMVPTRQALKDANLSPAQIDKVILVGGSTRIPSVQDAIKKETGKEPHRGVNPDEVVAMGAAVQGGVLTGDIKDVVLLDVTPLSLGIETMGSVFTKLIERNTTIPTSKSQTFSTAADNQPAVDIHVLQGERPMSSDNKTLGRFQLSDIPPAQRGIPQIEVTFDIDKNGIVTVKAKDLGTQKEQNITIQSNTALTDEEIDRMVKEAETNADADKVRKEEAELKNEADQMVFMTEKTLKDLEGKVTDEEKKQAEDARDELKVALEAGILEDIRTKKDALNEIVQALTMKMYEQAAAEAQAAEGAEGSTTDDGVVDAEFEEVNDDDKVKKD; this is translated from the coding sequence ATGAGTAAAATTATCGGTATTGATTTAGGAACAACAAATTCATGTGTATCAGTTCTTGAAGGTGGAGAACCAAAAGTAATTCCAAATCCAGAAGGTAACCGCACAACGCCATCTGTTGTCGCATTTAAAAACGGCGAACGTCAAGTAGGCGAAGTGGCTAAACGCCAATCAATTACAAACCCAAATACAATTCAATCTATTAAGCGCCATATGGGTACAGACCATGTAGTTAAAGCTGAAGATAAAGAATATACTCCACAGGAAGTTTCTGCTATGATTCTTCAATACTTAAAAGGCTATGCTGAAGATTACTTAGGTGAAAAGGTAACGAAAGCTGTTATTACAGTTCCTGCTTACTTCAATGATGCACAGCGTCAAGCAACTAAAGATGCTGGTAAAATTGCAGGTCTTGAAGTAGAACGTATCATTAACGAACCAACTGCTGCAGCTTTAGCTTACGGCTTAGATAAAATGGATGTAGATCAAACAATTTTAGTTTTTGACTTAGGTGGCGGTACATTTGACGTATCTATTTTAGAACTTGGTGATGGTGTGTTTGAAGTCCGTTCAACTGCTGGAGATAACAGTCTTGGTGGAGATGATTTCGATCAATTATTAATGGATTATTTAGTAGCTGAATTCAAAAAAGAAAACGGCATAGACTTATCTAAAGATAAAATGGCGACACAACGTTTGAAAGATGCTGCTGAAAAAGCGAAAAAAGATCTATCTGGCGTTACGTCAACACAAATTTCATTGCCATTTATTACAGCTGGCGAAGCAGGACCACTTCATTTAGAAATTACATTAAGTCGTGCGAAATTTGACGAATTAACGTCAGCACTTGTTGAGCGTACAATGGTACCTACTCGTCAAGCCCTAAAAGATGCAAATCTTTCACCTGCACAAATCGACAAAGTTATTTTAGTTGGTGGATCAACACGTATTCCATCTGTGCAAGATGCAATCAAAAAAGAAACTGGTAAAGAACCACATCGTGGTGTTAACCCAGATGAAGTTGTTGCAATGGGAGCTGCAGTACAAGGTGGCGTATTAACAGGAGACATAAAAGACGTAGTACTTCTTGATGTAACACCACTATCACTTGGTATTGAAACAATGGGAAGCGTGTTTACGAAATTAATTGAACGCAACACGACAATTCCAACGTCTAAATCTCAAACATTCTCAACAGCTGCAGATAATCAACCAGCAGTTGACATTCATGTGCTTCAAGGTGAACGTCCAATGTCTTCAGATAACAAAACTTTAGGTCGTTTCCAATTATCGGACATTCCACCTGCACAACGTGGAATTCCTCAAATCGAAGTAACATTTGATATTGATAAAAACGGGATTGTAACGGTTAAAGCGAAAGATTTAGGAACTCAAAAGGAACAAAATATTACGATCCAATCTAATACAGCATTAACAGACGAAGAGATTGATCGTATGGTTAAAGAAGCTGAAACTAATGCAGATGCAGATAAAGTGCGTAAAGAAGAAGCTGAATTGAAAAACGAAGCGGATCAAATGGTATTTATGACTGAGAAAACATTAAAAGATCTTGAAGGTAAAGTTACTGATGAAGAAAAGAAACAAGCTGAAGATGCGAGAGATGAGTTAAAAGTTGCACTTGAAGCAGGTATCTTAGAAGACATCCGCACGAAAAAAGATGCATTAAACGAAATTGTTCAAGCCTTGACAATGAAAATGTACGAGCAAGCAGCAGCTGAAGCTCAGGCAGCAGAAGGTGCTGAAGGTTCAACAACAGATGATGGAGTCGTAGACGCAGAATTTGAGGAAGTAAACGACGACGACAAAGTTAAGAAAGACTAA
- the floA gene encoding flotillin-like protein FloA (flotillin-like protein involved in membrane lipid rafts): MIEGITGSAIGIIIAIIAAFILLSIFLTFVPIALWISAVAAGVRVSIFTLIGMRLRRVIPSRIVNPLIKAVKAGLSVTINQLESHYLAGGNVDRVVNALIAAHRANIDLPFERAAAIDLAGRDVLEAVQMSVNPKVIETPFIAGVAMDGIEVKAKARITVRANIDRLVGGAGEDTIVARVGEGIVSTIGSSINHKKVLENPDMISQTVLSKGLDSGTAFEILSIDIADVDIGKNIGAELQTEQAEADKKIAQAKAEERRAMAVATEQEMIAKVQEMRAKVVGAEAEIPLAMAEALREGNFGVMDYMNYKNVQADTSMRDSISKIGEDKSKTDLTD; encoded by the coding sequence ATGATTGAAGGAATTACAGGAAGTGCAATCGGCATTATCATTGCGATCATTGCCGCATTTATTTTACTATCAATATTCTTAACGTTTGTTCCAATCGCGTTATGGATATCTGCAGTAGCTGCTGGAGTAAGAGTTAGCATATTTACTTTAATAGGGATGAGATTACGTCGAGTTATTCCATCTCGTATTGTAAATCCATTAATTAAAGCTGTAAAAGCAGGTTTATCGGTAACAATTAATCAACTAGAAAGTCACTATTTAGCAGGTGGTAATGTTGACCGCGTTGTAAACGCTTTGATTGCAGCTCATAGAGCTAATATTGATTTACCATTTGAACGTGCAGCAGCAATTGATTTAGCTGGTCGTGACGTATTAGAAGCTGTTCAAATGTCTGTTAATCCGAAAGTAATTGAAACTCCGTTCATTGCAGGTGTAGCAATGGATGGTATTGAAGTGAAAGCAAAAGCACGTATTACGGTTCGTGCAAACATCGATCGTTTAGTCGGTGGAGCAGGAGAAGATACAATCGTTGCACGTGTAGGTGAAGGGATTGTTTCAACAATTGGTTCAAGTATTAATCATAAAAAAGTTCTTGAAAATCCAGATATGATTTCTCAAACCGTTTTATCTAAAGGACTTGATTCAGGTACTGCATTTGAAATTTTATCCATTGATATCGCGGATGTTGATATTGGTAAAAATATTGGTGCAGAACTTCAAACTGAGCAAGCTGAAGCAGATAAGAAAATTGCCCAAGCAAAAGCAGAAGAACGTCGTGCAATGGCTGTTGCTACTGAGCAAGAGATGATTGCAAAAGTTCAAGAAATGCGTGCTAAAGTTGTAGGTGCTGAAGCTGAAATTCCACTTGCAATGGCAGAGGCATTACGTGAAGGTAATTTTGGTGTAATGGATTATATGAATTACAAAAATGTTCAAGCTGATACTAGTATGCGCGATTCGATTAGTAAAATTGGCGAGGATAAATCAAAAACTGATTTAACTGACTAG